In the Azospirillum formosense genome, one interval contains:
- a CDS encoding ATP-binding protein, translated as MTAETVSGQPSGPVRFGIRARLLLAFVAVAALSVVACGLGWLSYDRLGGTLDEFAESHLPALGLAARLAEEGGGIIATAPILANAQTEQELGAIRDALGRRLAALRALAAEGERGVPGLRPLVDALGRNLTDLDTTVRHRLALARRNQEGIERLRWLHADFLDEIEPLVTDARFNIHSALDLVEAGTRSAEAVRTLRAESRRSEAVLQIGANGNLAVGLIARAATLATAEALDDNAGFLEETADRLQRDIATLADWADGVSLGQVVARLLELARGEGSIPELRRAELAEADRGLALLADNRDLVARLNGLIARQVQAVESTSRAAAARSAQAIAEGRSALLASALVSLLVAVLVAWLYVNRSIISRLTRLGSAAHEIAAGNLQADIPLGGNDELSQMAAALLVFRDTAIAVEEANAQAIIDNAQAGLATTDADGVIEFVNPLAAALIAAPDGSADRRLADRLDPAGARRVEDFFREAGAAPDDAAPALSILTAGRRPDGRPVPVQVGIRPFRRRQQQRFIVTLTDMTERVEAQQLLERTVAERTADLRTTNARLERSIAEHQRAERDLRDAQAELVQAGKLAALGQLAAGVGHELNQPLSAIRSYAHNGRKLIALGRVAEAENNLGKIADLTARMANITNHLKRFARRPDTRLGAVELAPVVQGALSLFGDRLREEAVELAVDLPEERPGAPLRVRAEEVRLEQVLVNLLSNALDAVAGAPKRRVAIAAEAVEGTVRITVRDSGPGIPDAVAGQVFDPFFTTKPVGAGLGLGLSISYNIVRDFGGALSVAESGPGGTAFLLTLTRA; from the coding sequence GTGACCGCGGAGACGGTGTCCGGGCAGCCTTCCGGTCCCGTGCGGTTCGGCATCCGGGCGCGGCTGCTGCTGGCCTTCGTCGCGGTGGCGGCGCTGTCGGTGGTCGCCTGCGGGCTGGGCTGGCTGTCCTACGACCGGCTGGGCGGCACGCTGGACGAGTTCGCGGAGAGTCATCTGCCCGCCCTCGGCCTCGCCGCGCGTCTGGCGGAGGAGGGGGGCGGCATCATCGCGACCGCGCCGATCCTCGCCAACGCCCAGACCGAGCAGGAACTGGGGGCCATCCGCGACGCGCTGGGCCGCCGGCTCGCCGCGCTGCGCGCGTTGGCGGCGGAGGGGGAGCGCGGCGTCCCCGGGCTGCGCCCGTTGGTGGACGCGCTCGGCCGCAACCTGACCGACCTCGACACCACCGTGCGGCACCGGCTGGCGCTGGCCCGCCGCAACCAGGAAGGCATCGAGCGGCTGCGCTGGCTGCACGCCGACTTCCTCGACGAGATCGAACCTCTGGTCACCGACGCCCGCTTCAACATTCACAGCGCGTTGGACCTCGTCGAGGCCGGCACCCGCTCCGCCGAGGCCGTCCGCACCCTGCGCGCGGAGAGCCGGCGCAGCGAGGCGGTGCTCCAGATCGGGGCGAACGGCAACCTCGCGGTCGGCCTGATCGCGCGCGCCGCGACGCTGGCCACCGCCGAGGCCCTGGACGACAACGCGGGCTTTCTGGAGGAAACCGCCGACCGGCTGCAGCGCGACATCGCCACGCTGGCGGACTGGGCGGACGGCGTGTCGCTGGGGCAGGTGGTCGCCCGCCTGCTGGAGCTGGCCCGCGGCGAGGGCAGCATCCCGGAGCTGCGCCGCGCGGAGCTGGCGGAGGCGGACCGCGGGCTGGCGCTGCTCGCCGACAACCGCGACCTCGTGGCCCGGCTGAACGGCCTGATCGCCCGGCAAGTGCAGGCGGTGGAAAGCACCTCGCGCGCCGCCGCGGCGCGGTCGGCCCAGGCCATCGCCGAGGGGCGCTCCGCCCTGCTGGCGAGCGCCCTGGTCAGCCTGCTGGTGGCGGTGCTGGTGGCCTGGCTGTACGTCAACCGCAGCATCATCTCGCGCCTGACGCGGCTGGGCAGCGCGGCGCACGAGATCGCCGCCGGCAACCTCCAGGCCGACATTCCGCTGGGCGGCAACGACGAGCTGTCGCAGATGGCCGCGGCGCTTCTGGTCTTCCGCGACACCGCCATCGCGGTGGAGGAGGCCAACGCCCAGGCCATCATCGACAACGCCCAGGCCGGGCTGGCGACCACCGACGCCGACGGGGTGATCGAGTTCGTCAACCCGCTGGCCGCCGCGCTCATCGCCGCGCCCGACGGCTCCGCGGACCGGCGGCTGGCCGACCGGCTGGATCCCGCCGGCGCGCGGCGCGTCGAGGACTTCTTCCGCGAGGCCGGCGCCGCGCCCGACGACGCGGCGCCGGCCTTGTCCATCCTGACCGCCGGGCGGCGGCCGGACGGGCGCCCGGTGCCGGTCCAGGTGGGCATCCGCCCCTTCCGGCGGCGCCAGCAGCAGCGCTTCATCGTCACCCTGACCGACATGACGGAGCGGGTGGAGGCGCAGCAGCTCCTGGAACGCACGGTGGCGGAGCGCACCGCCGACCTGCGCACCACCAACGCGCGGTTGGAGCGGTCCATCGCCGAACACCAGCGCGCCGAGCGTGATCTGCGCGACGCCCAGGCGGAGCTGGTGCAGGCCGGCAAGCTGGCGGCGCTGGGCCAGCTCGCCGCCGGGGTGGGGCACGAGCTGAACCAGCCGCTGTCGGCCATCCGCTCCTACGCCCACAACGGGCGCAAGCTGATCGCGCTCGGCCGGGTTGCGGAGGCGGAGAACAACCTCGGCAAGATCGCCGATCTGACCGCCCGCATGGCCAACATCACCAACCATCTGAAGCGATTCGCCCGCCGTCCCGACACCCGGCTGGGGGCGGTGGAGCTGGCCCCGGTGGTTCAGGGCGCGCTCTCGCTGTTCGGCGACCGGCTGCGCGAGGAGGCCGTGGAGCTGGCGGTGGATCTGCCGGAGGAGCGGCCCGGCGCGCCGTTGCGCGTCCGCGCCGAGGAGGTGCGGCTGGAACAGGTGCTGGTCAACCTGCTGAGCAACGCGCTGGACGCCGTGGCCGGCGCCCCCAAGCGCCGCGTCGCCATAGCCGCGGAGGCGGTGGAGGGAACCGTCCGCATCACCGTGCGCGACAGCGGCCCCGGCATTCCCGACGCGGTGGCCGGGCAGGTGTTCGATCCCTTCTTCACGACCAAGCCGGTGGGCGCCGGGCTGGGCCTCGGCCTCTCGATCTCCTACAACATCGTGCGGGACTTCGGCGGTGCCCTGTCGGTGGCCGAGAGCGGCCCCGGCGGAACCGCCTTCCTGCTGACCCTGACCCGTGCCTGA
- a CDS encoding extracellular solute-binding protein, producing MTGLRAFAGRLLAALLLFPVLPEIAAGRETRSAVTVLTSFPAGFYEPVREAFEAAHPDWRLRIVNTKTTAAISQLQERADDGVDVFWASAPDAFEVLKAAKRLQPLAARPTGAPPTVGNQPINDPDGAYLGFALSGYGLLWNQRYLDRHGLPAPKRWEDLSRPVYARHLGITAPSRSGTMHLMVETVLQTQGWERGWATWLEIAGNLATVTARSYGVVDGVAKGRFGVGLSIDFLGQSAGSEEENLRFAYPADSLFLPASVALLRGAPNPDGAGAFIDFLLSPAGQALLVRPDIQRLPVRPDAYAAAPAGYPDPYRTETGDDRFLFDRALSGARYELVNLLFDELVTFRVKTLNRVWQLIHEGEARLSTLYGSATHDPVAADLLRAARAAATAVPVTAAEAADPAFSMALRRPARGLPVSSRQAELEAAWRAFSQERLDEALALAERALIILRVAGGEGVWP from the coding sequence ATGACTGGATTGCGTGCCTTCGCCGGGCGTCTCCTCGCCGCTCTTCTTCTGTTTCCCGTCCTGCCGGAGATCGCGGCCGGACGGGAGACCCGCAGCGCCGTCACGGTGCTGACGTCCTTCCCCGCCGGCTTCTACGAGCCGGTGCGCGAGGCGTTCGAGGCGGCGCACCCCGACTGGCGCCTGCGCATCGTCAACACCAAGACCACCGCCGCGATCAGCCAGCTTCAGGAGCGGGCGGACGATGGGGTGGACGTCTTCTGGGCGTCCGCTCCCGACGCCTTCGAGGTGCTGAAGGCGGCCAAGCGTCTGCAGCCGCTCGCCGCCCGCCCGACGGGGGCGCCGCCGACCGTCGGGAACCAGCCGATCAACGATCCGGACGGCGCCTATCTCGGCTTCGCGCTGTCGGGCTACGGGCTGCTGTGGAACCAGCGCTACCTGGACCGCCACGGCCTGCCGGCGCCCAAGCGGTGGGAGGATCTGAGCCGCCCCGTCTACGCCCGGCATCTCGGCATCACCGCCCCGTCGCGCTCCGGCACCATGCATCTGATGGTCGAGACCGTCCTGCAGACGCAGGGGTGGGAGCGCGGCTGGGCGACGTGGCTGGAGATCGCCGGAAACCTCGCCACCGTGACCGCGCGCAGCTACGGCGTGGTCGACGGCGTCGCCAAGGGGCGCTTCGGCGTCGGGCTGAGCATCGACTTCCTCGGGCAGTCCGCCGGCTCGGAGGAGGAGAACCTGCGCTTCGCCTATCCCGCCGACAGCCTGTTCCTTCCCGCCAGCGTGGCGCTGCTGCGCGGCGCGCCGAACCCGGACGGGGCCGGGGCCTTCATCGACTTCCTGCTGTCCCCGGCCGGTCAGGCGCTGCTGGTCCGCCCGGACATCCAGCGCCTGCCGGTGCGGCCCGACGCCTACGCGGCGGCTCCCGCCGGCTACCCCGACCCCTACCGGACGGAGACCGGCGACGACCGGTTCCTGTTCGACCGCGCCCTGTCCGGCGCCCGCTACGAGCTGGTGAACCTGCTGTTCGACGAGCTGGTGACCTTCCGGGTCAAGACGCTGAACCGGGTTTGGCAGCTGATCCACGAGGGCGAGGCGCGCCTGTCGACCCTCTATGGGTCAGCCACCCATGATCCGGTCGCGGCCGACCTGCTGCGCGCCGCGCGGGCGGCGGCCACCGCCGTTCCGGTCACCGCGGCGGAGGCCGCCGACCCCGCCTTCTCCATGGCGCTGCGCCGCCCGGCGCGCGGGCTCCCCGTGTCCAGCCGGCAGGCGGAGCTGGAAGCCGCGTGGCGGGCCTTCTCCCAGGAGCGGCTGGACGAGGCCCTGGCCCTGGCCGAACGCGCGCTGATCATCCTGCGCGTGGCCGGCGGCGAGGGGGTCTGGCCGTGA
- a CDS encoding EAL domain-containing protein, producing MMRVYACITQQHDLWLVLLAGAVCGFGAWVSLNLARRAAAAAGRARWGWLAGAATATGGGVWATHFIAMLAFQTSLPTGYDVGLTVLSSLIAIGGAALGIRHAIGGGRLAAPLGGAIAGAAATAMHFTGMAALQVPANLHYDPAYVAVALGLGVLLGGAGFAAALRIGSLKGLASGAALLALGICGLHFTGMAGVTLVPDPLHDMSEQIMEPGLLAVAIAVTATVVMALGLAGAIMDQRLAARTAHEAARLRASEERFRQLADATTEGIVIHRDGVVLDVNRAMAELLGKPPAAFIGQSMLRFVVQNRRSDIERKLAQPTSERVELDLLHDDGTLVMVEAHGQDITHEGRPARVVAVRDIRERKRAEERIRHMAHHDLLTGLPNRSLFLDRLNGALTSAGRARTGVAVLYLDLDRFKAVNDLLGHPAGDRLLQEMARRMLEAVPSHDTVARLSGDEFAVLHRIAQPGEALALADRLVKTLSLPAELDGQRMVVGASVGIALFPQDGSGAETLLQHADTALYRAKSEGRGTFRFFEAAMNERLQARRGLERDLRQALADGALSVHYQPLEDCRTHRVLGFEALVRWKHPERGMIPPSEFVPLAEESGLVMQLGEFVLRTACRDARSWPDPVKVAVNLSPVQFRHSDLPATILGILEEEGMAPHRLEIEVTEGVMIDDTERALAALSALKSAGVRIALDDFGTGYSSLSYLQKFTFDKLKIDRSFVQLMAENRESLSIIRTILALAKSLDIAVTAEGVETEEQRTLLKNESCNQLQGYLIGRPVPASELARFYEPA from the coding sequence ATGATGCGTGTGTATGCCTGCATAACCCAGCAGCACGATCTGTGGCTCGTGCTGCTGGCGGGGGCGGTGTGTGGATTCGGTGCCTGGGTGTCCCTGAACCTCGCCCGCCGCGCCGCGGCGGCGGCCGGACGGGCGCGCTGGGGCTGGCTGGCCGGTGCCGCGACGGCGACCGGCGGCGGCGTGTGGGCGACCCATTTCATCGCCATGCTGGCCTTCCAGACGAGCCTGCCCACGGGCTACGACGTCGGCCTGACGGTCCTGTCGAGCCTGATCGCCATCGGCGGCGCCGCGCTGGGCATCCGCCACGCCATCGGCGGCGGTCGGCTGGCCGCCCCGCTCGGCGGCGCCATCGCCGGGGCCGCGGCGACCGCCATGCATTTCACCGGGATGGCGGCGCTCCAGGTGCCGGCCAACCTGCATTACGACCCGGCTTACGTCGCGGTGGCGCTGGGCCTGGGCGTCCTGCTGGGCGGGGCGGGCTTCGCCGCCGCGCTGCGGATCGGGTCGCTGAAGGGGCTGGCCTCCGGTGCCGCCCTGCTGGCGCTGGGCATCTGCGGGCTGCATTTCACCGGCATGGCCGGAGTCACGCTGGTCCCCGACCCGCTGCACGACATGTCCGAGCAGATCATGGAGCCGGGCCTGCTGGCGGTCGCCATCGCGGTGACGGCGACGGTGGTGATGGCGCTGGGCCTCGCCGGGGCCATCATGGACCAGCGGCTCGCCGCCAGGACGGCGCACGAGGCGGCCCGGCTGCGCGCCAGCGAGGAGCGGTTCCGCCAGCTCGCCGACGCCACGACGGAAGGCATCGTCATCCACCGCGACGGCGTGGTCCTCGACGTCAACCGCGCCATGGCGGAGCTGCTGGGCAAGCCGCCGGCCGCGTTCATCGGCCAATCCATGCTGCGCTTCGTGGTGCAGAACCGCCGCTCCGACATCGAGCGCAAGCTGGCCCAGCCGACCTCCGAGCGGGTCGAGCTGGACCTGCTGCACGACGACGGCACGCTGGTGATGGTCGAGGCGCACGGGCAGGACATCACGCACGAGGGCCGCCCCGCCCGCGTCGTCGCCGTCCGCGACATCCGCGAGCGCAAGCGGGCGGAGGAGCGCATCCGCCACATGGCGCACCACGACCTGCTGACCGGCCTGCCCAACCGCTCCCTGTTCCTCGACCGGTTGAACGGTGCGCTGACCAGCGCGGGGCGGGCGCGCACCGGGGTGGCGGTGCTCTATCTGGACCTCGACCGCTTCAAGGCGGTGAACGACCTGCTGGGCCACCCGGCGGGCGACCGGCTGCTGCAGGAGATGGCGCGCCGCATGCTGGAGGCGGTGCCCAGCCACGACACGGTGGCGCGGCTGAGCGGCGACGAGTTCGCCGTGCTGCACCGCATCGCGCAGCCGGGCGAGGCGCTGGCCCTGGCCGACCGGCTGGTCAAGACGCTGAGCCTGCCGGCCGAGCTGGACGGCCAGCGCATGGTGGTCGGGGCGAGCGTCGGCATCGCCCTGTTCCCGCAGGACGGCAGCGGGGCGGAAACGCTGCTCCAGCACGCCGACACCGCGCTCTACCGCGCCAAGTCGGAGGGACGGGGCACCTTCCGCTTCTTCGAGGCGGCGATGAACGAGCGCCTGCAGGCCCGCCGCGGACTGGAGCGCGACCTGCGCCAGGCGCTGGCCGACGGCGCGCTCAGCGTCCATTACCAGCCGCTGGAGGATTGCCGGACGCACCGCGTGCTGGGGTTCGAGGCGCTGGTGCGCTGGAAGCACCCGGAGCGCGGCATGATCCCGCCGTCGGAGTTCGTGCCGCTGGCCGAGGAAAGCGGGCTGGTCATGCAGCTCGGCGAATTCGTGCTGCGCACCGCCTGCCGGGACGCCCGGAGCTGGCCCGATCCGGTCAAGGTGGCGGTGAACCTGTCGCCGGTCCAGTTCCGCCATTCCGACCTGCCGGCCACCATCCTCGGCATCCTGGAGGAGGAGGGGATGGCGCCGCACCGGCTGGAGATCGAGGTGACCGAGGGGGTGATGATCGACGACACCGAGCGCGCCCTGGCCGCGCTAAGCGCGCTGAAGTCCGCTGGGGTGCGCATCGCCCTGGACGATTTCGGCACCGGCTATTCCAGCCTCAGCTATCTCCAGAAATTCACCTTCGACAAGCTGAAGATCGACCGCTCCTTCGTCCAGCTGATGGCGGAGAACCGCGAGTCCCTGTCGATCATCCGCACCATCCTGGCGCTCGCCAAGAGCCTGGACATCGCCGTCACGGCGGAGGGCGTGGAGACGGAGGAGCAGCGCACCCTGCTGAAGAACGAGTCCTGCAACCAGCTCCAGGGCTATCTGATCGGGCGCCCGGTCCCGGCGTCGGAGCTGGCGCGCTTCTACGAGCCGGCGTGA
- a CDS encoding LysR family transcriptional regulator yields the protein MNRNDLSDLAAFAVVAEEGSFTRAAARLGMSQSALSHAMKALEDRLGLRLLARTTRSVSTTEAGQRLLRTLRPALDDIAAGLAAVGELREKPAGTLRITTGKHAAVRLLWPVLSRFLADYPEVQVELSIDSSLTDIVASRFDAGVRLGEQVEKDMIAVRIGPDIRAAIVGAPAYFAKHPVPCAPQDLAGHDCINYRFTSSGAVYVWEFEEDGHPVNVRVSGSLVSNDMDVIMAAVLDGRGLAYIFEDEVAEHIAAGRLVRVLDDWCKPFPGYYLYYPSRRQIPPALAALVDALRYRL from the coding sequence ATGAATCGGAACGACCTCAGCGATCTGGCGGCCTTCGCCGTCGTGGCGGAGGAGGGAAGTTTCACGCGGGCGGCGGCCCGGCTGGGCATGTCCCAATCCGCGCTCAGCCACGCCATGAAGGCGCTGGAGGACCGGCTGGGCCTGCGCCTGCTGGCCCGCACCACCCGCAGCGTGTCCACGACGGAGGCTGGCCAGCGGCTGCTCCGCACGCTGCGGCCGGCGCTGGACGACATCGCCGCCGGTCTGGCCGCGGTGGGGGAACTGCGCGAGAAGCCCGCCGGCACGCTGCGCATCACCACCGGCAAGCACGCGGCGGTGCGGTTGCTGTGGCCCGTGCTGTCGCGCTTCCTCGCCGACTATCCGGAGGTGCAGGTGGAGTTGTCCATCGACAGCAGCCTGACCGACATCGTGGCCAGCCGATTCGATGCCGGTGTGCGGCTGGGCGAGCAGGTCGAAAAGGACATGATCGCGGTGCGCATCGGCCCGGACATCCGGGCGGCGATCGTCGGCGCGCCCGCCTACTTCGCAAAGCATCCGGTGCCCTGCGCCCCACAGGATCTGGCCGGGCACGACTGCATCAACTACCGCTTCACCTCGTCGGGCGCCGTCTATGTCTGGGAGTTCGAGGAGGACGGCCACCCGGTGAATGTCCGGGTGTCGGGTTCGCTGGTGTCCAACGACATGGACGTCATCATGGCCGCCGTCCTGGACGGGCGGGGACTGGCCTACATCTTCGAGGACGAGGTGGCGGAGCACATCGCCGCCGGGCGTCTGGTCCGCGTGCTGGACGACTGGTGCAAGCCCTTCCCCGGCTATTACCTCTACTACCCCAGCCGCCGGCAGATCCCCCCGGCCCTGGCCGCCCTGGTGGATGCGCTGCGTTACCGACTGTAG
- a CDS encoding (2Fe-2S)-binding protein, whose protein sequence is MIRLNINGQDRDVDVPGDMPLLWVLRDELNLTGTKFGCGIAQCGACTVHMDGTPIRACQTPAESAAGTKITTIEGVSGTVAQAVQAAWQKLDVVQCGYCQSGQIMSAVALLTDNRNPTDDDIDAAMDGNVCRCATYPRIRAAIKDAAKAMGA, encoded by the coding sequence ATGATTCGTTTGAACATCAACGGGCAGGACCGGGACGTCGACGTGCCCGGCGACATGCCGCTTCTGTGGGTCCTGCGGGACGAATTGAACCTGACCGGCACCAAGTTCGGCTGCGGCATCGCCCAGTGCGGCGCCTGCACCGTCCATATGGACGGCACGCCGATCCGCGCCTGCCAGACCCCGGCGGAATCCGCCGCGGGCACGAAGATCACCACGATCGAGGGCGTGTCCGGCACGGTCGCCCAGGCGGTCCAGGCCGCTTGGCAGAAGCTGGACGTGGTGCAGTGCGGCTACTGCCAGTCCGGCCAGATCATGAGCGCCGTCGCCCTGCTGACCGACAACCGCAACCCCACCGACGACGACATCGACGCGGCGATGGACGGCAACGTCTGCCGCTGCGCCACCTACCCGCGCATCCGCGCGGCCATCAAGGACGCCGCCAAGGCGATGGGGGCCTGA
- a CDS encoding xanthine dehydrogenase family protein molybdopterin-binding subunit, whose amino-acid sequence MLNQLIKQAAADVAAPSRRGFLKGASGALVLGAMLPPMMSGPGFAGEAAAPKVVGPADPRPQAFIRIAADDTVTVLVKHLDKGQGIMTGLTTIVGEELDADWAQMRGAFAPADGALYANHFFGIQGTGGSTAVANSWDELRMAGAAARAMLVATAAARWSVPASSVTVEKGVVRHAASNRSVRFGELAEDAAKLPVPQNVALKDAKDYTLIGNPSLHRLDHVSKTDGTAIFAMDIRRPGQVTAVMARSPRFGGTVKSVDAAAAKRVPGVLEVLTLPRGVAVVAKNTWAAMKGREALTVEWDDAKAEMRGTEEMLADYRKLADQPGNVATDTGDAAKALAGAAKVVEAEFVFPYLAHAPMEPLNATVELNPDGGCTIWAGSQFQGVEQKVAAAMLGCKPEQVVINTVWAGGSFGRRATTDADYIAEAVSIAKAYGKAPVHLVWTREDDIRGGRYRPLFLHKVKAGLDASGNLVAWRQNIVGQSFMEGTPFEAVMVKNGVDATSVEGSSDMAYAVPNLYVDLHSPKSPVTTLWWRSVGHTHTAYAKEVMIDELAAAAGKDPVAFRLEMLKGHPRLQGVLKLAAEKAGWGQPLPKGKGRGIAVHESFSSFVAHVAEVSVDEQGRVTIDRVVCAVDCGQVVNPNIVEAQISGGTGWAIGHALRDEITLTGGLVDQSNFDTYQPLRNSEMPPVEVHILPSTARPTGVGEPGVPTAAPAVANAVFAATGKRLHHLPFTRSGMV is encoded by the coding sequence ATGCTGAACCAGCTCATCAAGCAGGCGGCGGCCGATGTCGCCGCGCCCTCGCGCCGCGGTTTCCTGAAGGGGGCCAGCGGCGCCCTGGTCCTCGGCGCCATGCTCCCCCCCATGATGTCTGGGCCCGGCTTCGCCGGCGAGGCCGCCGCCCCCAAGGTCGTCGGCCCGGCGGACCCGCGCCCGCAGGCCTTCATCCGCATCGCCGCCGACGACACGGTCACCGTTCTGGTCAAGCATCTGGACAAGGGCCAGGGCATCATGACCGGCCTGACCACCATCGTCGGCGAGGAGCTTGACGCCGACTGGGCGCAGATGCGCGGCGCCTTCGCCCCGGCGGACGGCGCGCTCTACGCCAACCACTTCTTCGGCATCCAGGGCACCGGCGGCTCCACCGCCGTCGCCAACAGCTGGGACGAACTGCGCATGGCCGGCGCCGCCGCCCGCGCCATGCTGGTCGCCACCGCCGCGGCGCGCTGGTCGGTCCCGGCCTCGTCCGTCACGGTGGAGAAGGGCGTCGTCCGCCACGCCGCCTCCAACCGCAGCGTCCGCTTCGGCGAGCTGGCGGAGGACGCGGCGAAGCTGCCCGTCCCGCAGAACGTCGCGCTGAAGGACGCCAAGGATTACACGCTGATCGGCAACCCGTCGCTGCACCGGCTGGACCATGTGTCCAAGACCGACGGCACGGCGATCTTCGCCATGGACATCCGCCGCCCCGGCCAGGTGACGGCGGTGATGGCCCGCTCCCCCCGCTTCGGCGGCACGGTGAAGTCGGTGGACGCCGCCGCGGCGAAGCGGGTGCCGGGCGTCCTGGAGGTGCTGACCCTGCCGAGGGGCGTCGCCGTCGTCGCCAAGAACACCTGGGCCGCCATGAAGGGCCGCGAGGCGCTGACGGTGGAGTGGGACGACGCCAAGGCGGAGATGCGCGGCACCGAGGAAATGCTCGCCGACTACCGCAAGCTGGCCGACCAGCCGGGCAACGTGGCCACCGACACCGGCGACGCGGCGAAGGCGCTGGCCGGCGCCGCCAAGGTGGTGGAGGCGGAGTTCGTCTTCCCCTACCTCGCCCACGCCCCGATGGAGCCGCTGAACGCGACCGTCGAGCTGAACCCCGACGGCGGCTGCACCATCTGGGCCGGCTCGCAGTTCCAGGGGGTCGAGCAGAAGGTCGCCGCCGCCATGCTGGGCTGCAAGCCGGAGCAGGTGGTCATCAACACCGTCTGGGCGGGCGGCAGCTTCGGCCGCCGCGCCACCACCGACGCCGACTACATCGCGGAGGCGGTGTCCATCGCCAAGGCCTATGGCAAGGCGCCGGTCCATCTGGTGTGGACGCGCGAGGACGACATCCGCGGCGGCCGTTACCGCCCGCTGTTCCTGCACAAGGTGAAGGCCGGCCTGGACGCCTCCGGCAATCTGGTGGCGTGGCGGCAGAACATCGTGGGGCAGAGCTTCATGGAGGGCACCCCGTTCGAAGCCGTGATGGTCAAGAACGGCGTGGACGCCACCTCGGTCGAAGGGTCCTCGGACATGGCCTACGCCGTGCCGAACCTGTACGTCGACCTGCATTCGCCGAAGTCCCCGGTCACCACCCTGTGGTGGCGCTCGGTCGGCCACACCCACACCGCCTACGCCAAGGAGGTGATGATCGACGAGCTGGCCGCGGCGGCGGGCAAGGACCCTGTGGCCTTCCGGCTGGAGATGCTGAAGGGCCACCCGCGCCTCCAGGGCGTGCTGAAGCTGGCGGCCGAGAAGGCCGGCTGGGGCCAGCCTCTGCCCAAGGGGAAGGGCCGCGGAATCGCCGTCCATGAGAGCTTCAGCAGCTTCGTCGCCCACGTCGCCGAGGTCTCGGTGGACGAGCAGGGCCGCGTGACCATCGACCGCGTGGTCTGCGCGGTGGATTGCGGGCAGGTCGTGAACCCGAACATCGTCGAGGCGCAGATCTCCGGCGGCACCGGCTGGGCCATCGGCCACGCGCTGCGCGACGAGATCACGCTCACCGGCGGGCTGGTGGACCAGAGCAACTTCGACACCTACCAGCCGCTCCGCAATTCGGAGATGCCGCCGGTCGAGGTGCACATCCTCCCCTCCACCGCCCGTCCGACCGGCGTCGGCGAGCCCGGCGTACCGACCGCCGCCCCGGCGGTCGCCAACGCGGTCTTCGCCGCCACCGGCAAGCGCCTGCACCACCTGCCCTTCACCCGCTCGGGCATGGTGTAA
- a CDS encoding Lrp/AsnC family transcriptional regulator → MMDELDQQLLDALQDNAREPTAALARRLRVSRSTVQSRIQRLEERGVIAGYTVRLSDETARRMIRAHVSINLSPKLTAAVVQALKRIPEVRALHAISGAHDLIAVVRTGTMEEMDALIDRIGAIDGIERTTSSIIMATKFER, encoded by the coding sequence ATGATGGACGAGCTGGATCAGCAGCTTCTCGACGCGCTTCAGGACAACGCGCGGGAGCCCACCGCCGCGCTGGCCCGCCGCCTGCGCGTGTCGCGCAGCACGGTGCAGAGCCGCATCCAGCGGCTGGAGGAGCGCGGCGTGATCGCCGGCTACACGGTGCGGCTGTCGGACGAGACGGCGCGCCGGATGATCCGCGCCCACGTCTCCATCAACCTGTCGCCCAAGCTGACCGCCGCCGTGGTCCAGGCGCTGAAGCGGATTCCGGAGGTGCGGGCGCTTCACGCCATCAGCGGCGCCCACGACCTGATCGCCGTAGTGCGGACCGGAACGATGGAGGAGATGGACGCGCTGATCGACCGCATCGGCGCCATCGACGGCATCGAGCGGACGACCTCGTCGATCATCATGGCGACCAAATTCGAGCGCTGA